A single Apostichopus japonicus isolate 1M-3 chromosome 11, ASM3797524v1, whole genome shotgun sequence DNA region contains:
- the LOC139975938 gene encoding uncharacterized protein: protein MKGTKIKIEIEIEIEIGNKIEIEIEIEIGIEIEIETEIEIEIGNKIEIGIEIEIGIEIEIEIETEIESGNKIKIEIETEIELEIEIEIEIETEIGIEIEIETEIELEIEIEIEIGIEIEIEIEIGIELEIEIETEIESGNKIKIEIEIEIETEIELEIEIEIEIEIEIGIGIEIEIEIGIEIEIGIGIEIEIEIETEIEIEIELEIEIEIEIEIEIGIGIEIEIELEIEIETEIEIEIEIGIEIEIGIEIEIEIEIEIEIEIEIEIEIEIETETEIEIEIEIEIGIEIQIEIEIGIEIEIGIETEIGIEIEIEIEIGIEVEIEIGIEIEIEIEIEND from the coding sequence ATGAAAGGTACAAAGATTAAGATTGaaattgagattgagattgagattgggaataagattgagattgagattgagattgagattgggattgagattgagattgagactgagattgagattgagattgggaataagattgagattgggattgagattgagattgggattgagattgagattgagattgagactGAGATTGAGAGTGGGAATAAGattaagattgagattgagactGAGATTGAacttgagattgagattgagattgagattgagactGAGATtgggattgagattgagattgagactGAGATTGAacttgagattgagattgagattgagattgggattgagattgagattgagattgagattgggaTTGAacttgagattgagattgagactGAGATTGAGAGTGGGAATAAGattaagattgagattgagattgagattgagactGAAATTGAacttgagattgagattgagattgagattgagattgagattgggattgggattgagattgagattgagattgggattgagattgagattgggattgggattgagattgagattgagattgagactgagattgagattgagattgaacttgagattgagattgagattgagattgagattgagattgggattgggattgagattgagattgaacttgagattgagattgagactGAGATTGAGATTGAAATTGAGATtgggattgagattgagattgggattgagattgagattgagattgagattgagattgagattgagattgagattgagattgagattgagattgagactgagactgagattgagattgagattgagattgagattggaATTGAGATtcagattgagattgagattggaattgagattgagattgggaTTGAGACTGAGATTGgaattgagattgagattgagattgagattggaATTGAGGTTGAGATTGAGATTGgaattgagattgagattgagattgagattgaaaATGATTAA